The genomic interval GGCGCTGAAGAAATGGGAAGCCCATTTTCAACTTTTTTCCTCCGCATCAACTCATGTTTTTTGCCGGATTAGGGTTAACCGTCGCGAACGCGATCCGGGCGAATCTGCTCAGCGTTACTGATTGCCAGATCTGGACGCTCGCTCTGTGCCATGCCTGGCACACACGCACATGCCCCCAGTAGCGGTGGAAGACAAATTGTTCCGCACCATCAGGGTCACGCAGGAACAGTCGCCCGCTGAAGAAACTCTCGGGCTTCTTTCGAAAATCCGCATGGAGGAGAACCGAATCGAAGTTCACTGGAACGCTCACTATGTGGACAAACAAGTACACATCGCGATCGAAAATCTCTTTGCCACTGACACAGACGCAGGCCTCATTCGCCTCATCAAGAAGCAAACCCCCAGTTTATCTCCCAAGGAGATACGGGCGTCGCTGGCGCGTGCCAGACTTCAACTGGATTTTCCCGTCGAGACAATATCGGGAATGTCTTCAGGAAAAGCAATCGACGGGCATCTGAAATCCAGAAATGTCAGCCCGGAACCGAAAATCGGCAAACCGCCAATTGGCATATCGGTTTTGAATCTAATTGAAGCTGGCCTTGTTCGCCCCCCGTTGGATTTGGAGAGAACCAACAAGGATCGGCTACTGACTGCGCAGATCCGAAACGATGGTCAAATTTCCTGTTGTGGAGAAACGTACGACTCGCTATCCACCGCGGCGCGCATGGCCCGTGCAACAGTTGTCGGGGTACGGCCGGACGCAAATACCCCCAAACGAACGGCTGGACCTTCTGGCGGTTCAAAGATGCAAACGGGGAGCTAAAGGAGATGGATTATTTGCGCCAAGAATGTCTGAAGAGGAAGAGCGTGTAGCGTATGAGGTGATTCTCCCAGAGAAGAACCTGTCCCCTCCCACAAAATCAGCTACGAAAGCGATGAAATGGCGAACGAGGCCGATCTGCGGCTGATCGCTCCTCGAGGCCGAACCGAGGTCCACAGATACCGGCCATCCCACGACAGACGGCTTCCCATGCCCGTGACTGTGATCACTCGCAATTATCGCGGCAGGACGATCTCCGTCAACGTCCTGCTGGATGAAGGATTTGAGTTCGAGGGAGAGGTCTACCGTTCCCCTATCCGCCGTAGCGTGCTCGGGATCCGAGCCGTTGTTCTCTTTCTACTCCCAATTTCCCGAAAATTCTCTTATTCTCCCTTCGGGCTGCGGCGCTCGGTGAAGTACGAAGAGGTCTACTAAAGACTACGGGGATGGGCGGGAGACTTGGGACAGCTTGGGTGCGTATTTCCTCCTTCTGCAACGAGGAGCGGTTGCACCAGGCACTTGACTACCGGACGCCGCGGGAGGTTCACTGGTCATGAGATCGGGGGGGGACTTACAGGTCATCCGCGTCGGAGATCTCGTCTCCTTGGGTTTCCAATGAGGTCGATTTCTGTCCGCGGCACCCTCGAGCAGGAAAATAGGCACCCAAGGGGAGCTGGGGGGCAAATCGCTCCAAGCCGGCCCCGTGCTAAACGATAGGAGATCAACGGTCTACACCCTATTCAGAGAGAAAGACTGTCCACTAGAGGAGGAAAGTCTCCAAGTGCTAAATGCCGGGACTGACGGTGAACTCCAGCTTGTGTAAGGCCGAAGGATAGGAGAGCAAAATGAAGAAGCGGTCAATTATCTGGCTGATCGTTGTTGTCGTAGTGGTTACCGGAGTGATCTGGTACTCGAATCAAAGGGTAGAGACTGCCAGCGTGGAGCCGAAGGTTGTTAAGATTGGTGTGGCCGCACTTCTGACTGGAACACACGCTGTTTATGGTGAGAACGTCCAAGATGGTGTCATGCTGGCGGTGAATGAAATCAACGAAGGCGGAGGCATCAAAGGCAAAGCGGTTGAGGTGGTTGTCGAGGACGAAGGTTCTGACCCCAAACAAGCTGTGGCCGCCGTGCAACGACTGATCGCCATTGAAAAAGTTCCCGTCATTATCGGACCGGCTTCGAGTGGTGGGGTCATGGCCGCCGCTCCGGTCGCAAATGCGCGAAATGTTGTTCTGCTCTCACCGGGTGGGGCGTCACCGAATATCACTCAAGCAGGTGACTTTGTTTTCCGAAACCGGGCTTCGGGCTCGGCGGAATCGCTGGTGATGGCCGAACATGCCTATAACGTCCTTGGAATTCGTGACATTGCAATCCTTCAAATCACCACCGATTATGGTGAAGGCTTTCGAAAAGTCTTCGAAGATCGTTTCAAAGAACTTGGTGGCAAGGTCGCGGCTGTGGAGTATTTCGATGCTGGCACTACTGATTTCCGTGCCCAAATCACAAAGCTCAAAAACCTAGGCGTCAAAGCGGTTTTCATTTTGGGGGTCCCCAAGGAAGTCGGTTCATTTCTGAAGCAAGCAAAGGAACTTGGCTTTTCCGCCACCTTCATATCCAACAACATGGAAAGCCAAGACCTGTTGACTGCTGCAGGCGACGCAGCCGAGGGCTTACAGTTTGCAATCCCCGAATTCAACCCGCAGAGTGAGATTCCTCATATTAGAGAGTTCACTGACAAGTTCAAGTCCAGGTACGATCGCCTCCCCGACATGTTTGCTGCCAATGGATACGATGCGATGTACATCGTCAAGCGAGCCATTGAAGTCGGAGGCTACTCAGGTGAAGGCATCCGAGATGCATTGTACGCGATGAAGGACTTCTCGGTAGTCAATGGCGGTAAGATCTCATTTGATGAGAATGGAGATGTATTCAAGCCGCTTACTATCAAGGAAGTTCGGAACGGCGAATTCGCCGAGGTGGCTAAGTGATTAGACCAGCATCATCCGATTGTCCCCGGGATCGCCTCTACCATGGAATGCCAGCTATTTGGGATGGCCCGCACTACCTGATATGGGATGCACGAAATCTCCGAACCCTGGTCTTCGAAGTTTCGTCATCGGACGAGCAGGAGCTCTGTGCTCCAACAAAGCCGCTTGAAGAAGTAGAAGCCTCTCGCCTGCCGCCACCGAAGTGGCTCACCGCAGTGTTGGTCTTAACCAATCGCTGCAATTTGGGCTGTACCTACTGCTACGCCGAGGCCAATAGACACTCGAAGGCGAATGGGGCGGAGGGAATGACCTGCCAACAAGTAGAGACAATCCTCGGCGGTTGCCTTCAACGGGATATAGACCGCCTCTACGTTTCCTTCCTCGGCGGCGAGCCAACTCTTAAACCTGATTGTCTGAAGGCTGCAGCCCAGTTTCTTGGAGAAGCTGGCGTCCCATATTCCTTCCATATAACAACCAACGGTATATGCCCGGATTTCCTTCAGGATTGGCTCATCGACAGTGGTTTCGATTTCACTGTCTCATCAGATGGTATTCCGACTGATCATGATTCACAACGCCCCACCGTCGGAGGCCGAAGTTCATCACAAAGGGTGGAGCGCTTCATCAGAAGGCTTGCAGATCGCGGCGCACTGTTCCAGGTCCGCGCCACGCTGACGCGACAAAATGTCCGCAATTTACCGCTAGCAATTGAATACTGGGCATCTCTCGGTGTGCGGTTTGTGCACTTTGAACTCGTGGATCTATTTGGCCGAGCGCGATTCGACAAAAGCCCGCCTGATCTACAACACTATATCGATAACTTCCCGGATGTCCTGGAAACCGCTCAGAATCTAGGCGTGTATTTGGTGAATTCAGCTTTCATGAAGTTGTTGACACCGGGAACTAAGTTCTGCACTTCAACCCAAGGTCATCGGCTGCACTTCAATCCCGATGGGTCGATTAGTTCCTGCTATAAAGTGCAGCGAGGGTTTGAAGGGCCCGCAGATTTTGTTATGGGTGCAGTGACGTGTGGCCGGTTTATTATGGATGAACCGCGTCGTGAGAGTTTGGCTGAACGTGGAGCCGACTATTTCGTTGAGTGCCAACTTTGTTTTGCCCGGAGCGTGTGTGGCGGCGGTTGTCCACTACACCATCAACTGCATGCGCCGACCGGCCACGTGGACACCAAGCTCTGCGAAGTGAAGCGTTCGTTGCTGAGGCAGGCGATCCTTCAGATCCATGACTGTTCAATAGAGGGACAAGCCAGTGTGTTATTCGGTTCGACGGTCTACGATGCCCTTGTGGAGCAAAAATTCCAGTCGCAGAGCAAACAGAGAAGGAGTCAACTATGAAGCCAGATACTTTGTGCCAGGACAACGACATAATCAAGGAGAAGAGCAAGACTAGGTCTTTGGTTGAAGAGCAGCGCGAAACATCAGGAACTCAAGCAGAAATAGTCCCTGTGGTTTTGCCCAAGGAACTGAGCGAGGCAATGGAGGGCCAAATCACTCTCTCGACGCTCCGTAACAACCATTCTGAATCATGTATCTAATGGAAAACTAATGACCGAGCATAAGCAAATTTGGAATTGGATGGAGTTCCGCGATCACATTGCGAAACGCCCAGAAATCAATGATAAGTACCCTATCTCCCTTGTTTGCAAGGCAGTGGCTGCTCGAAACGAGCCGTTTGTTTGGGACGCATATACTGCCTATCTAAATTACTGCGCATTACAAACAACCGCATTCAAGTCCACGGGTAGCCTTAAGATCCCACTGGCCGCGGCAGTGCATTATGGGTGCGGGTTATTGGGTAGATGGAACACATTGCTGCTCGAAAATAGTCAGCAGGAGTATTTCCGTTATGGAAAAGATGGCTGGAACTCACTGACCGAAGTATCCCGGAAGCGATTCCTCTCCTTCTACCGCTCCGAACTGCCCACGCGATCACACCTCGCATCCAATCCATTTCTGAATCGCCCCTTTCTGGTCATGCTAGGGCTATCGGATGACAGGGATGGCTTGTGCGATACAGGAGCGTGCTTTGAAAAGATGGTTCCACTGGAAGCAAAGGCGCTGCTTTTACCTAATGATGGTAAGCAAAAGAATCGAAAGGCTCAGCAAAAGAATCGAAAGGCTCAATTCCTTTTCATCGACTACAGAGTCTGCAAGCGGTTGCATAAATGGCTTACAACCTCGGATGACGTGGATGATTTCCTCGATGGGCTTGAACCTAAGATTGAAAGTCTTTGGTTGCTGGCTGGAGACAAATGCCAGCTGAAGGAATTTATCGCGGCGCGAATCACGGCAGATGAGCCATCCGTTAATTGTGCAAAAAAGAAAGCTAAGATTAAACTAGCCCAGATGTCCAATGAGAAAAAGACCCCACTCCTCGGAAATGATCAATGGACGAACTTGATTTGTTGCATCAACAAAGCAGCGCCTAATATTATTCCTAAGGTGGGCAAAAAAGAAGCGCAACTTTCAAGGATCGCGACGCGGGCCGCGGCACTGCGAACATTCATGGTCGCCAACTATTTCGCTTTGCACCTGGGCATCTTTTCGGATGGCGCAAAAAGCGAGGAGAGTAAAGGGAAGTATGGGGAACTCGCTTCCTGCGGGGCCATTTTGAGTTGTATTGCCCCCCTCTACACACGGCCGTCGAGCAACGGAGAATCAATTGGATTCGAGTATTGCGATTTTGCTAATTACATCGCTGGCTATGCGGTGAAGAGCGGGAACGGTGGCGAGCAAGCACTGAAGAGCGTTTTGAAGAAGCTGGCCGAGCAGGTTGATACCCTTCAGTCAGTGGTGGCCTGCTTCGCCAGAATCGAACAATTGGCTCTCGCGCATCGACACACCCCTGTATCTCTCCTGACCGAAAACATCATACGGGAATGTTGTGTGATCGATGACGAGGTACTTCATCATGTCAACAAATGGCGATATTGGTTTGAAGAAAATCTGAGCCATGTACTGCCCAGCAATAGAAGTAAGGCAGGGAAAGGCTCTAAGTTCGTAGCAGACCTGCTCGACAACGACAAAATGGTCGGGGCAAGCCGCAAAGTCACCGATATACTTGACCGGATGTGCCGCCTGGTTGGGAATCGTCATACATGCAAGGATAATAGTCGAACGGAAACAGATTTCAGGTGTGTATTCCTATACAGTGAACCTGGCTGCGGAAAGGAAAACATAGCGAAGATCGTTCATCTCTTGGGTTTGCCGATCTTGGCGAAGAGACCGTTTGTAAACACCATCGCGTGGACGCGAAATAGAGCGCAAGACCTGTTTGAGCTTACCAATGACTCACCGGAAAAATGGCAGAAATGGCTTAATAGTTGGGGGGACCTAGAGAAAACCGAAGAGAGTATTATTATTGAAGGTTCAACCAACGGTGCTTCTATGAAAGTAAAGCTGCCGAATTGTCCTACGAACTACTTCGTGTTGAACTGCGGTGAAGCGAGGGATCGGACGGAGTTGGATGCCTTTCTGTTCGGGAAGTTCTGCGGCGGGAGCAAGCATCCTGAAAGACGCAGCGGGGCTGTACTGGCAGCTCATTTGACCGCTGGCAGCGTATTCCTGGACGAATTCAGCACGCTCGATCCAAAGCTGGACGCGAT from Candidatus Eisenbacteria bacterium carries:
- a CDS encoding DUF2924 domain-containing protein, coding for MPVTVITRNYRGRTISVNVLLDEGFEFEGEVYRSPIRRSVLGIRAVVLFLLPISRKFSYSPFGLRRSVKYEEVY
- a CDS encoding ABC transporter substrate-binding protein encodes the protein MKKRSIIWLIVVVVVVTGVIWYSNQRVETASVEPKVVKIGVAALLTGTHAVYGENVQDGVMLAVNEINEGGGIKGKAVEVVVEDEGSDPKQAVAAVQRLIAIEKVPVIIGPASSGGVMAAAPVANARNVVLLSPGGASPNITQAGDFVFRNRASGSAESLVMAEHAYNVLGIRDIAILQITTDYGEGFRKVFEDRFKELGGKVAAVEYFDAGTTDFRAQITKLKNLGVKAVFILGVPKEVGSFLKQAKELGFSATFISNNMESQDLLTAAGDAAEGLQFAIPEFNPQSEIPHIREFTDKFKSRYDRLPDMFAANGYDAMYIVKRAIEVGGYSGEGIRDALYAMKDFSVVNGGKISFDENGDVFKPLTIKEVRNGEFAEVAK
- a CDS encoding radical SAM protein, with product MPAIWDGPHYLIWDARNLRTLVFEVSSSDEQELCAPTKPLEEVEASRLPPPKWLTAVLVLTNRCNLGCTYCYAEANRHSKANGAEGMTCQQVETILGGCLQRDIDRLYVSFLGGEPTLKPDCLKAAAQFLGEAGVPYSFHITTNGICPDFLQDWLIDSGFDFTVSSDGIPTDHDSQRPTVGGRSSSQRVERFIRRLADRGALFQVRATLTRQNVRNLPLAIEYWASLGVRFVHFELVDLFGRARFDKSPPDLQHYIDNFPDVLETAQNLGVYLVNSAFMKLLTPGTKFCTSTQGHRLHFNPDGSISSCYKVQRGFEGPADFVMGAVTCGRFIMDEPRRESLAERGADYFVECQLCFARSVCGGGCPLHHQLHAPTGHVDTKLCEVKRSLLRQAILQIHDCSIEGQASVLFGSTVYDALVEQKFQSQSKQRRSQL